From one Diachasmimorpha longicaudata isolate KC_UGA_2023 chromosome 8, iyDiaLong2, whole genome shotgun sequence genomic stretch:
- the LOC135165459 gene encoding prostaglandin E2 receptor EP2 subtype isoform X2 gives MLRCLATNDLVALLGMLVQMYVTIYTVDTVTSSKSFCSLRIAWRLFGLFSGCVAIVMAVERWLALTRPFIYQKRITFPVIVRCMLLLWIGALTLTTLPVFGFGIYYKDGKCIRYREATEFRDVAYAYVWFSFGTFLCISIVWCNLAVSLALRRLGKRVGVLRRSSKASTRIKPLLSAENIPSAEIGLTPEERAFAKLMAVLSISFVICWMPQMIGIPLAQLSLKLPQTAVLTRKLIRIFHIVADILLCIHFTLDPYIYVLLRMPRPRFQLMKPLCKFCWPPRSRGSSFTCTTEHMTSTDGDPPTPITEVPSTAGGDFHNHHKLIDITL, from the exons ATGCTTCGATGTTTGGCTACCAACGATTTGGTGGCCCTATTGGGTATGCTTGTACAGATGTACGTGACCATTTACACTGTCGATACAGTGACGTCCTCGAAATCGTTTTGTTCATTACGAATAGCATGGAGATTGTTTGGTCTATTCAGTGGATGCGTGGCAATCGTTATGGCGGTTGAGAGGTGGCTAGCTTTGACAAGACCTTTCATATATCAAAAG CGGATCACGTTCCCAGTCATAGTACGATGTATGCTATTGCTATGGATCGGAGCTCTCACCCTCACGACCCTCCCTGTCTTCGGATTTGGTATATATTATAAAGATGGCAAGTGTATCAGATACCGAGAAGCGACGGAATTCAGGGATGTGGCGTATGCCTACGTTTGGTTCTCCTTCG GTACGTTCCTCTGCATCTCAATAGTCTGGTGCAACTTAGCAGTCTCCCTGGCACTCCGGCGACTCGGAAAGCGCGTGGGAGTCCTGAGGAGAAGCTCAAAAGCATCCACTAGAATTAAACCGCTATTATCAGCGGAAAATATTCCATCCGCCGAAATTGGTTTGACTCCCGAGGAACGTGCATTCGCAAAACTAATGGCAGTGCTGTCAATATCCTTTGTTATTTGCTGGATGCCGCAAATG ATAGGAATCCCATTGGCCCAGTTATCACTCAAGCTACCGCAGACCGCTGTTCTGACGAGGAAATTGATTAGAATATTCCACATCGTCGCAGATATTCTGTTGTGCATTCATTTTACGCTGGACCCGTATATCTACGTATTGCTGCGAATGCCCAGACCCAGATTCCAATTAATGAAACCACTGTGCAAATTTTGCTGGCCTCCGAGAAGTCGTGGAAGCTCTTTCACTT GCACAACTGAACACATGACAAGCACTGACGGCGATCCGCCCACTCCCATCACTGAAGTACCATCCACAGCGGGTGGTGATTTCCATAATCATCATAAGTTAATTGACATAACATTATGA